In a single window of the Atlantibacter hermannii genome:
- a CDS encoding Cse1 family CRISPR-associated protein, with protein sequence MDLLVDPWIPVRAFEERHPQTITLQRLCCSEEKWLLNLPRDDMELAALQLLICLLQVTCEPRDDSEMRLRVARPLSEEEFAALMSPWHQTFQLDHPQMPFMQVKGVEAKEPTPMEKLMTGLSGATNCAFVNQPGQGEALCGGCTAIALFNQANNAPGFGGGFKSGLRGGTPITTLIKGSDLRTTIWLNVLTTPRLQSSFPPDRLTENLPTWKRPISSGKTFPAATIGLLRGLFWQPAHIELCPPIGPGQCCGCGQQSNQRYNGFLKAKFNFTVEGLWPHPHSPRVLVEKKGVIEQKFLAFTTAAPSWTQIGRLLVDKETRQGEGRRVATVVEQFREVYPRFRLALIVGGYRNNQASILERRHDVLVFNDGWQNGSDVINDIVEMGLGYKTALRKGLYTFVEGAKNHDVKGAGVAVHEVAERHYYRRSELLIPAILASIDYSQPNDVIARLRKELHQLCEALFNQVTAPYAHHPKLIRSLAVARASLHKHLNELKPQGELAYVDGD encoded by the coding sequence ATGGATTTACTTGTTGATCCATGGATCCCTGTCCGTGCGTTTGAGGAGAGGCATCCACAAACTATTACGCTACAACGATTATGTTGCAGCGAAGAAAAATGGCTATTAAACCTACCGCGCGATGACATGGAGCTGGCGGCCTTACAATTACTGATCTGCCTGCTGCAGGTCACCTGCGAGCCACGAGATGACAGCGAAATGCGCCTAAGGGTTGCCAGGCCACTTTCCGAAGAAGAGTTCGCAGCATTAATGTCACCCTGGCACCAAACCTTCCAACTTGATCATCCGCAAATGCCTTTTATGCAGGTAAAAGGCGTGGAAGCGAAAGAGCCCACTCCGATGGAAAAGCTGATGACCGGTTTAAGCGGGGCGACAAATTGCGCTTTCGTTAATCAGCCAGGGCAGGGCGAAGCGTTATGCGGTGGTTGTACGGCGATAGCGCTGTTTAATCAGGCAAATAACGCCCCAGGTTTTGGAGGCGGTTTTAAGAGTGGATTACGGGGCGGTACGCCGATTACTACTTTAATTAAAGGCTCAGATCTGCGTACCACTATCTGGCTAAATGTCCTGACCACACCGCGTCTTCAATCCTCTTTCCCGCCAGATAGACTTACCGAAAATCTTCCCACCTGGAAACGCCCTATATCCAGTGGAAAAACATTTCCTGCCGCCACGATTGGTTTACTGCGCGGGCTTTTTTGGCAACCCGCACACATTGAACTTTGCCCGCCTATAGGCCCGGGGCAATGTTGCGGGTGCGGACAGCAGAGCAACCAGCGTTATAACGGTTTTCTCAAGGCTAAATTCAACTTTACGGTTGAAGGATTATGGCCTCATCCACATTCCCCGCGCGTTCTGGTTGAGAAAAAAGGCGTTATTGAACAAAAGTTTCTCGCCTTTACCACCGCAGCGCCTTCATGGACGCAAATAGGTCGCCTACTGGTGGACAAAGAAACCCGGCAAGGTGAAGGGCGTCGGGTGGCGACGGTGGTTGAACAATTCAGGGAGGTGTACCCGCGCTTCAGGCTGGCATTGATCGTCGGTGGATATCGTAATAATCAGGCTTCTATTCTGGAGCGTCGCCACGATGTGCTGGTTTTCAATGATGGATGGCAAAACGGTAGCGATGTGATCAATGACATTGTTGAAATGGGGCTGGGATACAAAACTGCTTTGCGAAAAGGGTTGTACACCTTCGTTGAGGGGGCAAAAAATCACGATGTTAAAGGGGCGGGTGTAGCGGTACACGAAGTGGCTGAACGACATTATTACCGCCGCAGCGAACTGCTTATTCCCGCGATCCTGGCAAGCATTGATTATTCTCAGCCAAATGATGTCATTGCACGTCTGAGAAAAGAGCTTCATCAACTTTGCGAAGCGCTCTTCAACCAGGTTACTGCCCCATATGCCCATCATCCCAAATTGATCCGCTCATTAGCAGTGGCGCGCGCTTCGCTTCATAAACATCTCAATGAACTTAAACCACAAGGAGAGTTAGCGTATGTCGACGGAGATTGA